Below is a genomic region from Biomphalaria glabrata chromosome 3, xgBioGlab47.1, whole genome shotgun sequence.
GTGATAAGCTGTAAGTTCTTTTTTCGCACAAGaaattgatataaaaataaacactagTAGTGCATTAAAGAATGGTCAGCCAGTTTTATTGTGTTTCCATTCTGTTAGCTCATTTTACACAGCACATTGTGTTATTATTCTCTGGCTTGTTTAAGTGGATTAAAAATTTAAGTTTAATAAACTATGCAATCAAATCTACATTATGACTTATATTTTCTCATTAAATGTATGTGTTTTTACAAGCACCTCTATTTAAAGACCAATTACTATAAACTTGCAGTATAATAAGAGGTGAAGTACAGACTACAGGATAACACTTGTGACCATTATAttctgaaagaaaagtaattacACAACTAAGGAAATTTGaaaagaaacataaaacatGATTTAAACTCATGACCTGGATTTGGAAGCAgaagattttattattaaactgcCACACACCCAGATAAAGGTAATGAATTACCTAAATACTTTAGAGCACTTCTTGGGGTTGTCCTAGAAATCTGATGTGGAAAATGGTTTTCCTTTGAATTTCTCTCATCTTGATCAATGTCATTTATATTCTTTGCTTGGTGCAAATGAACTCTTTCAGTCTCAAAATTAAATGGCTCTACAACAGTTCCTTCTTTAGTTGCTTTACGTCTTGataattctttttgaaaatctttATACAAAGCATCATAGTCTGGTATATTATGTGCATACCTTACTGACTTTTTCTTTGCTGCCATTTTAATTTGTTTGGCTTTTTCttgtttctctatctctttcaaCTTTTCCCTCTCTGCCATACTAGGTGGTAATGCTGCTTCATGAAGAAGCTCTTTGGCTCTCATTCTGACCCTGATCTTACGTAGCTCTTCTTCTTCCAAAAATTTTTCATCAATCTCAGGACTAAAGATATGTTTAGGAACAGGCTTTGCcttaaaagtagttttaaaaacctgTGTCCTTTTAACAGGTGCTGAATGAGCAcgctgcatttttttttccttttctcttgTTTCAAAGTGAAATGGCTTAACCTGAGATTCAAGTAGCTCTTTGCAGTATTGTTTGACATATTGCCTtctgctttcatttttttccattatttCTTCATATTTAGGCAAATAAACATGAGAGGGGACTGGTTGagctttaaactttttttcacattctgcCTCTTCTTGTTTTTGCTTCTCCAGCCTTCTCTCTTCAAGCTCTTGTTGTGCTttagtctttttcttttctttcaatgcTTCTCTAAGAGACATAGTAAACGGTTGTGGGATGGTAATTCGGTGGcgccattctttttttttgtttgaattatctttgtgtctgtgtgaagAGAAAGAATGTCGACGTTCAGGATAAtctgaaattttaaaatcttcccacaatttttttattttttccaagCCTTGGTCTGTCTCAGtagaaataatgaaattttcATCATATTTTAGTTCCTTTGGCctatcaaatatatttttccaaTCATTGTCATCGAGGCTTTGTGAGTGTCTCATGTGTGGAGCTGAGTTAGGCCTTTGCTTTTTTACATTTGTGATTGATTTCTGGGGCAGCGTTTTACTGAGAATGGGGTTATCAGAGCCAGCAATTTTAGATTTACCAGTAGGTGGTTTACTTTTGGTTACTTTAGTCACTGGAGATGTTAGTACATTAGCATTACTTACACTGAAAAATGCATTATCATTATCAACATCCCTGTCCACTCCAGATTTGTCAATTTGAAAATCAAGTGATTGACTGTTATGAATACcttctgtaattattttttcttggtATAATTTAGTATAAGCATCAAgtgttttcttattttcttctttaagCTGCTGTAACCTAATATAAAATTCCTCTTCCTTTGAAGGAATAGACTGTCGCCAGTCAGAATGGTTTCCATCTACAagattttcattttgttgttcCCCCAACAAAGAACCATTGATCATCATGTCGGTGAAACTTCTAGAATTTAATAACTTAGCTTTGTCTATTTCGTTAGAAAAATcatcaaaattaaaagaaactgTTGTTTTTCTGTCGTGTAAGGTTGAACTTAGTCCTGTTTTCGGATTAAGTGGCGCTTTAATACAAGTTGAAGTAAAAGCAGAAAGACGGTGACTTGTTGACGCCATGGTTGCCATAATATACTGCACAAATAGTAACGGAGCAAAGGCTACGGGACTgatcagatatagatctagtttcaaatatagattctagataaagATTTATATAGCTTCACTAAAAACGAAATCagaatttaaatttagatctagatctatatataggttTACAGATCTTTTCTATATAGTCAAACATTTatctattagatttttttttcaatcactaAAACAAATCAACCAACCATGATCAACTAACCGGTATTAGTTGGGTAGGGGAGATTATTCTCAAAGCTTTAAAAGCCAAAACAATCATGGCGCTAAGGGCACTTCGTAAATTAAAGTTTACTACAAGATATTCTCAGTCTATCTTAAACGCAGAAGTttcaaaaaatagtttaaaatgctTTGCAGCTTATTCTACTCAAGAAGGAGACTATGCAGATATTGTGATTTCAGGGGGTGGTATGGTGGGTGCAGCAATGGCATGTGCATTAGGTAATAGATAGATTCttatagatttaatagatctaattataataattaaatatattaatattaatcattcaatgaggtagttccttatttctgacctactttaaccaaagtcacgtgattgttggacaacaaagaggagaatggccttgtcttcctatatttccattgctgttgctcctctatttttacgaaattttacatttacaaacattttaaaatattca
It encodes:
- the LOC106057055 gene encoding protein FAM161A-like isoform X1 → MATMASTSHRLSAFTSTCIKAPLNPKTGLSSTLHDRKTTVSFNFDDFSNEIDKAKLLNSRSFTDMMINGSLLGEQQNENLVDGNHSDWRQSIPSKEEEFYIRLQQLKEENKKTLDAYTKLYQEKIITEGIHNSQSLDFQIDKSGVDRDVDNDNAFFSVSNANVLTSPVTKVTKSKPPTGKSKIAGSDNPILSKTLPQKSITNVKKQRPNSAPHMRHSQSLDDNDWKNIFDRPKELKYDENFIISTETDQGLEKIKKLWEDFKISDYPERRHSFSSHRHKDNSNKKKEWRHRITIPQPFTMSLREALKEKKKTKAQQELEERRLEKQKQEEAECEKKFKAQPVPSHVYLPKYEEIMEKNESRRQYVKQYCKELLESQVKPFHFETREKEKKMQRAHSAPVKRTQVFKTTFKAKPVPKHIFSPEIDEKFLEEEELRKIRVRMRAKELLHEAALPPSMAEREKLKEIEKQEKAKQIKMAAKKKSVRYAHNIPDYDALYKDFQKELSRRKATKEGTVVEPFNFETERVHLHQAKNINDIDQDERNSKENHFPHQISRTTPRSALKYLGVLSNSLDSIPALSSKAADLRTIRAKKEQERINHRLAEEEEAEKRRKARESKLRQYLKEKTNANDIPNPRDSIAERLKKKRQEDRIRQEAYQREIEEMKHKIEKSPLLVEKYMAEKAKKDAENKFSKVLKSAGLNDRQLSSFREPSSPGHNLDASFNDTDRDFGCTNQSDITYTKVTSDEE
- the LOC106057055 gene encoding protein FAM161A-like isoform X2 produces the protein MATMASTSHRLSAFTSTCIKAPLNPKTGLSSTLHDRKTTVSFNFDDFSNEIDKAKLLNSRSFTDMMINGSLLGEQQNENLVDGNHSDWRQSIPSKEEEFYIRLQQLKEENKKTLDAYTKLYQEKIITEGIHNSQSLDFQIDKSGVDRDVDNDNAFFSVSNANVLTSPVTKVTKSKPPTGKSKIAGSDNPILSKTLPQKSITNVKKQRPNSAPHMRHSQSLDDNDWKNIFDRPKELKYDENFIISTETDQGLEKIKKLWEDFKISDYPERRHSFSSHRHKDNSNKKKEWRHRITIPQPFTMSLREALKEKKKTKAQQELEERRLEKQKQEEAECEKKFKAQPVPSHVYLPKYEEIMEKNESRRQYVKQYCKELLESQVKPFHFETREKEKKMQRAHSAPVKRTQVFKTTFKAKPVPKHIFSPEIDEKFLEEEELRKIRVRMRAKELLHEAALPPSMAEREKLKEIEKQEKAKQIKMAAKKKSVRYAHNIPDYDALYKDFQKELSRRKATKEGTVVEPFNFETERVHLHQAKNINDIDQDERNSKENHFPHQISRTTPRSALKYLGVLSNSLDSIPALSSKAADLRTIRAKKEQERINHRLAEEEEAEKRRKARESKLRQYLKEKTNANDIPNPRDSIAERLKKKRKIEFDRKLTKEKSRR